The DNA sequence GGGTAGCTGCTGGCCAGCTCGGACATCAGCGCCAGCATGGCGTCCCAGCACGCGACCCGCATATGGGGGAGTGCCGCGTGGCGGGTCGGATCGGCGGCCAGGATTCGTTGCCGTTCGGCCAGCTCGTGGCGGTACTCGCTGTCGATGTGGACGACCTGCTCACCCCATTGCCCCACCCGGGTGCGTACCGGGGTGGCGGCCGGTTCGATGTTGGTGCTGTAGCGGTAGGTGTCACCGGAGTATGGAAACGGGAACGACGCCACCAGGTCAGGGGCTGATAGCGGGGTCTTCACAGATCCACCTCCACGCGGCCGTGTGCCCGGGACACACACGCCATCATGGCATCACGAGCCTGTCGCTCGGCTTCGCTGAGGTACACGTCGCGATGGTGCAGCACCCCCGAGCGCACCGGAATCCGGCACTCCCCGCACACCCCTTGCCGGCACATGTTGGGCACCGGTACCCCGTGTGCCTCCAGCGCCTCGAGCAATGACACTCCGGATTCCACGACGAAACGCTTTCCGCTGCTGGTCAATTCGGCCTCGAAGGGATCGCCGGGTTCCAGCTCGCCGCCGAAGTGCTCGACGTGGATGCGGCTGGCCGGCCAGCCGAGGTCTACCGCTATCGCGGTCACGTCGTCGATGAAGCCCGCGGGCCCACAGATGTAGGCATGGGTGCCGAAGGGTGAATCGCTCAGGGTCACAGCCAGTTCGGCCAGAAACGTCGAGCGATCGGTGAAGAACCGGGCGCCGTCGGTCAGCGACTTGAGCTCCTCGACGTAGGCGCCGTGGCCGTCCCGGTGGACATAGAGCAGCCGGGTCTCCCGGCCCCACCGTTTGGCGCTGCGCAGGTGCGACACCATCGGGGTGATGCCGATCCCCGCCGCGATCAGCAGATGCCTGCCGGCGCTGAGCACGGGTGCGAACGCGCTACGCGGCTCCCGGATCGTGATGCTGTCGTCGACCCCCAGGCTGTGAACCCACCGCGAACCGCCGCGCCCGTCAACACATTCCAGCACCGACACCACGTACTCGGTGGGTGTCACCGGGTCACCGGTC is a window from the Mycolicibacterium anyangense genome containing:
- a CDS encoding PDR/VanB family oxidoreductase — encoded protein: MSIRLTVVGIDDTVPGVRTLTLARPDHGPLPSFTPGSHIVIEYPGGANAYSLTGDPVTPTEYVVSVLECVDGRGGSRWVHSLGVDDSITIREPRSAFAPVLSAGRHLLIAAGIGITPMVSHLRSAKRWGRETRLLYVHRDGHGAYVEELKSLTDGARFFTDRSTFLAELAVTLSDSPFGTHAYICGPAGFIDDVTAIAVDLGWPASRIHVEHFGGELEPGDPFEAELTSSGKRFVVESGVSLLEALEAHGVPVPNMCRQGVCGECRIPVRSGVLHHRDVYLSEAERQARDAMMACVSRAHGRVEVDL